Sequence from the Methanobrevibacter arboriphilus genome:
TAGAGTTAAACTTGATTATGATAAATATAATGAAGAAATATCTAATGTTATGGTAAATGATAAACGTTTAGGGGAAATTGCAGATATTAAAAAATCTCAGATGTATGATTATATTCTTGTTAAACTTTTAAGTGAAAGTGCTATTGTATAGTTCTTTCTTTTATTAATTTATATTTTTTATTAGCTTATAGCTCTTTATTAGCTTATATTTCTTTATTAGCTTATTTTTGTATTGTTTTATATTTATTTTATTAATTTATATTTTTTAATTATTCTTAAAAAATTTATAAAATTTAATTTTATTAAATATAAGAAATAGTATATTTGATATCCATATTTAATTATTAAATTAATTATTTAATTTAAATGCTTTTGAAGGGGTATTATAAAACAAAGATATATTTTAAGCTAATATATTGTAATTATTTGAAATACTTAAGTATTCTCTAGATTTCATTTTAGAAATATCTAGTTTTGAAACTCCATATTTTACGAACTTATGTTAATTCCTAAATTGTTAATAATATTTACAATAATAATATTTATTTAATATTTTTATAATTATTGTTCTTATTTTTATAGTAACTATTAATATTTTAATATTTTTGCAATAATAATAAGGGTACTATTTTTAATATGATATTATTTATCTGAAATTTATTCTTATTTGTAAATATAAATGTACCAATATTATATTTTTATAAAAATTTTAAAAAGAAAAAGAATATTAATAATGAAAAACTAAACATTGTTCAAAGATATAGTAATTTTAAAATTAGAACATCATAATCTTTTAGTTTCTAATTTTCATTACTAGTGTTGTTAACTAATTTAAATATTGTTTTTAGGTATGTATTGTTTTTAGGAGGATAATATGAATAGTAATAACAAAGATGAAGTGGTTATCATTGATGAAACAGATAAGAATATAATAGAAATGATAAATGAAGATGCTAGAACTCCATATAGACAAATTTCAAGGGAACTTGATATTTCTGTTGGAACAGTTCATAACCGTGTAGACAAACTAATGAAAACTGGAGTAATTAAGAAATTTGCACCTATAATGGATCATAGAAAATTGGGATATGGTCTTACTAGTATTATTGGGGTTAGAGTAAAAGGAGGTAAGTTACAAAATTGGGAGAATAAAGAATCTTTTAGTAAACATGTTTTAGCTATTTATGATGTTACTGGGGAGTATGATGCTTTTTTAATAGCTAAATTTAAAGACACTGATGAATTAGATAGATTTGTGAAAAATTTATTAAAAGAGCCTTATGTAGAA
This genomic interval carries:
- a CDS encoding Lrp/AsnC family transcriptional regulator, with translation MNSNNKDEVVIIDETDKNIIEMINEDARTPYRQISRELDISVGTVHNRVDKLMKTGVIKKFAPIMDHRKLGYGLTSIIGVRVKGGKLQNWENKESFSKHVLAIYDVTGEYDAFLIAKFKDTDELDRFVKNLLKEPYVERTYTQTVLNVVKEDSSSIHML